Genomic segment of Ascochyta rabiei chromosome 15, complete sequence:
AATCCCCCATGCAATTACGAAGGCGACGGTTACGAGGACAATCTTGCGGAACACGGGGTAGATAAAAATTCTCCAGTAGAAGGCAAGGATACCGAGTTTTACTGATACAAGTGCAAGGTCGTAGAAATGGCTGAAGATGAAGTCGCCTTTCCGAACCATCGTCTTGTCGAATTCAGATACGTAGACAACGTGTCTACCCATACCATGAGGAGGGCCTATTGTCGTAAGTGACCACCGTGAACTAGTGTTGTACACGATGAGCTTACCAAATCCTAGGCCACTTGCACATTGCCCAATTAGACATATCTATCGGACGCTGTCAGAGCAAAGACATATTGGATGGTATGGGTGTACATACTGTTGCAATGATGATGAAGTAGTCGTCTAGGTGTATGCCAATCTTGCCAAGGTGCTTTGAGTACAGTCGCAATCCGGTGCTGATGATTGCGGCGGCAATTGGGACGCTATAGACCCAGCGTATCTCTGTTACTCTCGAGTCGCCCTCATGCATAGCTGCTAGCTGCGCCGGTGTAAACGGAGGGGCCATCTCTCATGCCCAGCCAGTCTATGTCGTTGTTTTGCTATTGTTGTTGCGAGTGACGTAGTTATGAGGCTGAAAAGCCTGGAACGCCTTTACACTGCGCTTCAATGGGGTCATGGGAGCTTCGAGGGAACATGATCCAAGTCGCGAATATAACGCCTATTCGGTCGATACGCTAAAGAGGGAGACGGGGAAATTATAGCATCGTTGCGCGCCGTGATTGTCGAATCGACTAAGAAGCGGAGGGGGCGCGGCGAAGAGACAGGCCGAGCGGTCCGAGTGAAAGGGCAGAGAGCTCAAAAGGGCCGTCTTTTATCGCATGTATATTAAGAGTTCGAGTCGGAGATGCCGCTTTGCATCCAGCTGCGGTTGGACCTTAGAAAATTTGTGCCACAGCCTTGGGAGAGCTGGTACAATCTTGATCACATAGACATCATAGATGTGTCTGGATGCGATGAGATGTGCAGCAGTGTTAAGCAGTGTGTAACCACGAAAGACGTGGAGGCTTCGGGAGCTGCAGTACTCTCAGCATGGGGAAGACTTCGCTGGAAAGCTTTGCTTATCATGACACAAAACATAACGTTGGCTTAAGCATCGGCACCACGGAAGAAGCTTGTGTACATGGTTCCATCACTGTTTATTATCGCTCTAGACTATTCGGTAGAGGGTATCGAATATACCTAGGCTCATTTGAAGATGTCCCATACCAAGATCCTCTATCCTGCCAGACACTGTCAGATCTATACGCCATCATTGAAGCTGTAGTCCTTGTCCCATCGCTGTCTTTGTCAGCAGCTGCAAGATATGCAATCTGAGAATCACCTACTTTGTCCCAAGGCTTACTTGAATCTACAAAACGCAAATCTGTGCCCACTCTGATTACGTTTTCTGGATCGTAATTCATGGTTGAAGCGTGGATCTGGAGATCATCAGCCATTACTCCAGCGCTGCAGGCAAAAACAACTTACCGCGAAAGGAGTATGCAACACCACATCGCCAGCTTCGTACGATGTCACTAACCACTTCCTGTCGAAAGTCTCAGAGTACTCGCGCGCGCCGTCTGCTAGTAGACCAGTTGCAAGCATGTTTTGGTTAAAAGCGTTTTTAGCCTCCTCGTCGGTCATGCCACTCGCTTTCGCCTTGCTTGTGAAGTCTGCCTCAACTTCTTGTCCGAGTGTATGTCCTGGACGAGTTTCAGTTAAACGTTCTCGCGTACGGTTCTACAGACTCACCATTCTTCAAGTAGATTAACCCCCCACCGGTAAGACTGACATCACCCATTGGCACCCATGCAGTGACACTGGTCGGTTCGCCATATCTCAGAAAAATCTGGTCGTAATGAACGCCGATGGCTTTATTTCCTGGTGTGTTGTTGCGAAGCAGACTCCTTCTCACTGGAAGCGTGTTTTCGTCGCCCCATCCTGTCATACGTGCAATGAAGTCTTTCAGGGTTGGATGCTTGCAAAACTTTTCTTTGTACCAGTCTTCGTAGTGTGCCTGCAGAGCAAGATCTACAAACCCCTTCGCTGTCTCTTCTCCAGGTCTTCCATTACCACCAGTTGCGCCAGCCCCGATACCTGGGTAGTCCGCAGGGTTCTTTTCAGGGTCGAAGATGCCATCGACGGGTTGTGTCCCTGGCTTCAAGACACCACTTGGGGATAAGAAGCTGAAGTACTCCTCGCGGGCTTTCAGGACATCTTCCTTTGGCAACAATCCCTTCAAGAAGACGTAACCATCCTCGTTGTATCTGCACCGTAGCTCTTCCATAGGCATATTTGGTGTCGACTGTCTCAGGGCGCCGACCTGCTCTGGACGAAGGAGGCCATCATTCACATACAGTCTCTCTCCGTTGAAACTTGGAACGTCTCGTTCTGGTGATGAGGCATGAGGCATGTTGGTACAGTGACGTTCGAATGCAAACAAAGTGCAGAAAACTTCGAAGGGGATAATTGAGTTACGAGTAGTGACGGGATTCTTTCGTAAGTTTAAATGTCGACCCAACGTGGCGGTATACTCCTTTACGATGACGATACCGGTGGAATTGCTTCCTACGTTCGATGACTTGAATCCCACATGCGACACGTGCGTATGGGGAAGCGGGGCTGAGAGCTGGGTTATCCCGTTTTCGATCAGCCCTGCGGCGGTTACGAACGCTAATATTTACTAAGAGCACGCTGTTCGATTGGGTGAAAGCCTGCATCTTCGGCGACACTGTTCCCGATGCAGAAGCGGGGTCCAATTCTGCTGCAATCCTCTAAACCTCCGTAGGCGAACCACACAGCCGCAAAACCTGGCGTCCATCCTCGCTGACGGGTAATTGCCCCGACAACAGACATTGGCCGCCAGATAGCCTTTCTGGACGGTGACACAAATGCCATGGTATGCGATATCGTAATTGGAAGTGCACTGCTTGTTTTCTAATCTACATAGCAACCGTTGTCGCACGCGTCATTACAGATGTAAAATTTAGCCTTCACCCCAAGTAAACAGACACTAAAGACTGCAACAGGCGATGGGGGACAGCCAAGATGTGGACGGTGTGAGCAAGCCAAAAAGCAATGCGTCTACGAGACGGGACGGCGCTTTCGGCGGTCGTCCATCCAAGAGACCTTCAGCGAAAATCAGCCTTGGGTCTCCATGCCTCCTCGCAGTACGGAAGCATTACTTACCTGTGCAGCAATGAAAAATAATGACCAATCTGAACAGTACAGTTCTTGGATGAATCGAACGACATACGCTCCCAATACTCTGATGAAGTATACTTCCCGTTCTACAGTCCTCCTACCGCACAAAGCTTCTCACCCCAAGCACTTTCGTCTGTAAGTGGTGGAAACCATACAGGCACGCCGTCGACCTCTGTTGTCACACCTGCCGAGGGCCTTACGGTTCTGTCGCTCCTCAACTCAGAATCGCCGGCTCAGTCTCACCATAACGCTGTTTCTCCTCCTTTTGATCATCATGCACCCTCGAATACATCACACCCCGATGAGGCTCGCATGTTCGTCTATCAACAACCTCCAGGTGAACCTATTCTTTGGCCTCTTGAGCATGAGCAAGAGGCAATGTTGCTGCGGCACTACATTGAGAATGTAGCACTATTTGTAAGTAGCACGATACCAGAAGCTGAATATCTGCTGAGACTCGTCAGTTCGATATGATTGATGATGAGTGCCATTTTTCTGTTCATGTTGTACAAAGAGCGAAGAAAGACAGCACATTGATGAATGCCATCTTAGCCCTATCTGCACGCCAGCTTAGCCGCACCACAGATTTCGATCCGTATATTGCAGATGCATATTATCAGCGTTGCTTCGACACACTCATCCCCGCGCTCAATAACAATAACATCGCGATCAAGGATGAGTCGCTTCTTGCAGCGACCATCATCTTGCGACTGCTCGAAGAGATGAACATCTCCATTATCGGCAATGATCCACAAGGGCACCTGTTTGGAACTCAGGCTATTATACGCGCCGCAGAGCAATCGTATGCTGCGGCAAGTGGGCCAAGCTTCCGACAGGCTATCTATTGGGCCGCTTTTCGCCAGGAGCTGTGGATATCGCTGATGACACAACGTGCCTTTCAGCTACATATCTTCCCAGCTGATCGGTCACTTGAGCCTGCTAGTGATCCAATATGGGCTACACGTACCATTGCTCATCTAGGCGATGTTTGCAATTTCGCATTTGGGGAAGACAGGCACAGTGTCTCACGCTACGGCCAGCTCATGGACGAGAACAGATCCTGGAGAACACGAAGACCTGACAGCTTCGATCCTTTCTACTATCGGCAAGACCGAGACGGCAGCGGAAGAAACTTCCCTGACATTCGGCTGCATGAGAAATCTCATGTAATGGGTACGCAGTATAACACACTCGCTCATATGTTGTTGGTTGTGCATGACCCTACGATCCCACAACTCGGCCCAGCGCATAAGCAGTCTCGCGCAGTGGTGGACAGGATGGTGCAAGAGGACGTTCGCACCCTCTGTGGTGTTGCGCAATCGAACGAGAAGTTCTTTCCGTGCAAGTTTGTTGCTTGCTATGCCATTGCTCTTGTCGGCGATCGCTTCCCAATGAGAGACGATCAAGAGCAGTTGCGCGAGCTTTGGTATGCGTGCGAGCGTTCGCACGGGTTTCCGCCAACAGCAACAATTCAGCAGCTTGAGGAATCCTGGGGATGGCACAATCACTGAGAGTTGGTATCTCGTATCAGCTATAGAGACTGCTCGCGAGATGCAGAGCACCTGCCTCATGTGCCACTCGTGGCATTTCAGGCGCTGCGCTTCGACAGAAAGACTTTCCAGTTACCGTCCTTAATTTCTTGAACCAGCGATGACTCGCATTGTGGATCGAACGCGGTGTGTAGTGGGTCAAGACTGGGCCGACGCTGAACATAGCATTCCATATCGGCGTGAGCGTTCAGTAAGGGTGCTTATGCCACACGTAATTCCAGTCAAAACGAGTGTATCATGAACGACCACGTATACGGTCGAGACGAGCAGTGAGGTGGAGCATCAGATATCAATGTCTCGTGCTTTCTTGTGGCTTGCTGTCCTCTATGTGGGTCAAGGAGAGCTCCAGCCAAATGTCTGCCGGAGAAGAAGAAACAAATCGATTGTCTCTCTTTCAAGATTTGACACATAAAGCCCTCCACTGGATCCACTTCCTTGAAGATACCCGGAGCCACTTCATCACACACGAGTGCAATCATAGAAGATGGTCATCAACGTATCGATGACGTGGGTGCATCACCACATCCACGTCCAGCGTTCGAAGTGCCTTTCGGTTGGCAAGATGCAGCATCTCCGTACTTCACACGTCGCTATTTCCACTTCACAGAATATAGCTGCTCTCAAAGTGCGTTAGACGCCTTGAGTGACACACTCCACCTCATCTTTAAGCTTGATCCACAAGTTTCTGGAACACACAAAATCTACTTGCACACTGGCCTCATCTCACCTCGTGACCCTGGCATCGTAGATATATCGCGTTTGTGGATGGCATGTTAGCTTCTCATGAATGCATGTTTGTTAGGCTGCGTTACCGATGAGCCGGGCTTTGCTGATAGGGCCATGGATGCATTGGCGGAGAAACTTGAGCCAGGCACATGTCCAGATGTTGTAACAGTTGCTCATCTCTTCAATACAGAGCAGAAGGGCATACCAACCACACTAAACCAACTTGTGATTGGTCGTTTCGATGATGCTTCACAAGCGGACCTTCAACTTCTGGACAACTTCAGCATGCCAGTGTCATTCTCCCGAGTTGCTCTCTAGACTGCACCGCATCGATTCGACCGAAATATAGATGCAG
This window contains:
- a CDS encoding Phytanoyl-CoA dioxygenase; translation: MPHASSPERDVPSFNGERLYVNDGLLRPEQVGALRQSTPNMPMEELRCRYNEDGYVFLKGLLPKEDVLKAREEYFSFLSPSGVLKPGTQPVDGIFDPEKNPADYPGIGAGATGGNGRPGEETAKGFVDLALQAHYEDWYKEKFCKHPTLKDFIARMTGWGDENTLPVRRSLLRNNTPGNKAIGVHYDQIFLRYGEPTSVTAWVPMGDVSLTGGGLIYLKNGHTLGQEVEADFTSKAKASGMTDEEAKNAFNQNMLATGLLADGAREYSETFDRKWLVTSYEAGDVVLHTPFAIHASTMNYDPENVIRVGTDLRFVDSSKPWDKRWDKDYSFNDGV